A region from the Anomaloglossus baeobatrachus isolate aAnoBae1 chromosome 11, aAnoBae1.hap1, whole genome shotgun sequence genome encodes:
- the LOC142257085 gene encoding nicotinamide N-methyltransferase-like → MDSKNYHECGFDSRQFLEHYASDSPDMAFEEDFLISPIESLRKTFIQGHINGDFLIDLSVGPLVHQLFAACEFFKHIIVLKFTDRCIMELKRWVDERTGAFHWGHVTKLHVDKEEESDKLQEKEEKMRSALQHVVKCDLEKENMMDPIVLPPADCIICGWLLNNISKNQDDYIRYLRKFSKLLKPGGHFILLECLGTTYYTVGREKLFILICDEDFIRKALVEAGFVIDRCEVKKRTSESDLIDYKAIIFIAGHKEN, encoded by the exons ATGGATTCCAAAAACTACCATGAATGTGGCTTTGATTCCAGGCAATTTCTGGAGCATTACGCGTCAGACAGCCCCGACATGGCCTTTGAAGAGGATTTTTTGATATCTCCCATTGAAAGTCTTAGAAAAACTTTCATACAAG gtCATATTAATGGAGACTTCTTGATTGACCTCAGTGTTGGTCCACTGGTTCATCAATTATTTGCAGCCTGTGAGTTTTTCAAGCACATCATCGTGCTGAAGTTCACGGACAGATGCATCAtggagctaaagagatgggtggacgAGCGTACAGGAGCATTTCATTGGGGCCACGTGACAAAACTTCATGTAGACAAAGAAGAAGAAAG TGACAAATTacaggaaaaagaagaaaaaatgagaTCAGCTCTTCAGCATGTTGTGAAGTGTGACCTCGAGAAAGAAAATATGATGGATCCGATCGTCCTACCACCAGCCGATTGTATCATCTGTGGTTGGCTCTTAAACAACATCAGCAAAAACCAAGATGATTACATCAGATACCTCAGGAAGTTCTCAAAGTTGCTAAAACCTGGAGGACATTTCATTTTACTTGAGTGTTTAGGGACAACATATTACACAGTTGGGAGAGAGAAACTCTTTATTTTAATTTGTGATGAGGATTTTATCAGGAAAGCTCTAGTTGAAGCAGGTTTTGTCATTGACCGCTGTGAGGTAAAGAAGAGAACGTCTGAGAGTGACCTCATTGATTATAAAGCCATCATATTCATTGCGGGCCACAAAGAAAATTAG